DNA from Pelodiscus sinensis isolate JC-2024 chromosome 1, ASM4963464v1, whole genome shotgun sequence:
TTGCAATCACCAAAAATGTTTACTAGACATTGAGAAATCTAGTTTTTACTACTTTGTCGGGGAACTATTTCTTCCTAATAGTAAGATGTAAAAAGGAAGTGAGGTTGTACCTTTTTGGAAAGGAGAGTTAATTGTGTGTAaaaaccttgattttttttttattgcaagtTCCAGGAATATGAAGTTTGTAATCCTTGTTGTTTATGTTGGGAGGGTCAGCTAGATAATTCCATTATCTATCGATTAGGAGTTTTACATGCTTAGTTTAAGGGAAGTTAAATCTTTGGACAAAGCTTCTCTCAAGTGTTTTTATAAGATGTGACTATTGAAATAAAAATCAATTCCCCTCTCAATTATGCTGTGATTAAGGCCCTGATTCATCAGAGCAGTTAATCAGCTTTCATTTCACTGGAGGTCATAAGACTAACTCTCTAGTCATCCATTGTAGGCCACACTTGAATTTCTCATTAAAAATGAGAATTTAATGCTCTCCAGCTAATCATTTGTGTATGTGATATACACAAACAAGAAAGGAACTCAGTTTTCTACCCCATATTTTCTAGGCTAATTTAATAATATACAAGATTATGAAGTTTGTGCATGAGATTCTTATTTAGTAACCCCTTGACTTTAATATCATGAAGTGCTCCCAGAAGAAATGGGTACAACACTGTACCATGTATATTAGAAGATACCTCTGTTAAATAACCAGCTAGTCAGTCTCTTCAATGATTGTGTAAATGGGTTTACGTCTACCTATTTTATTGCATAACGAGCAATGGATTCTTTTTAGAAGGAGAGGAAAACGGTTCTTTTCTTCCAGCATCTCAGAAGGGattttttgcttaacaaagagTCAATGTGTAAGGACTCTTGTTATGCTGGTTTATAGGATAAAAGAGGGAGACTTTCAATAATTCACTGATAGCTTGCATGCATCTAATATTTCATagctatcttagggtatgtctagacacctgggctattttgggataccagaggtatcctgaaatagctaccctgcgtctttgAAACACGTCCATTcttccaaaatatttttagaagtaacgggtgcgctattccagcatccctgtaactctcattccacaagggatgtcttgaaatagcacattatttaaaaatttggtgctgtgcagacacatcaaatttcaaaatataatcgaaataagatacgcaaattgcatatcttattttgagtttagggtgctgtagatgcagccttagagtTTTATGCTGCCATGCAtcatcatagtatctgagcattTCTCATGTGAAATCAATAGTAAAGTCTCTAGGGGACTTCCTGGATTATTATATAAAGGTGTCAGTATTGGCACTATGGATGCATTTAAGTGGGTTTCTGTTAACATTTCATAGATATTCATAAAAACCAAAGTGTGGTGAGAGCCAGGGCAAGTATTTAGACTCAGAGAGTACAGGACTGTATACTAGACTGCCTATGAGCTGGAAATAAAGCAAGTACAGATTGTGTCCTCTATTTATTTAACCTAATCAATCAAATTACCTGTTGCACATTCACTGGACGTCTCTCTCACATGGACTTTCTGATGTTTAATGAAGTTTGAGCTCAGACGGAAGCTCTTCCTGCATTCAGTACATTTGTAAGGTTTCTCTTCCGTGTGGGTTTTCTGATGCCGGACAAGGGCTGAGCTGCAAGTGAAGCTTTTGCTACATGCAGCACAAGCATAGGATTTCATTTTCATGTGGGTTTTATAGTGTGCCATGAGATTTGAGCTCCGGCCAAAGCTTTTCTCACAGTCTTTACACTtatagggtctctctcctgtatgGATTCTCTCATGTACCACAAGGTTTGCcttcctgctgaagtttttcccacacttGGTACATTCAAATggtttttctcctgtgtggattttcaGATGGTTGAAGAAAGTTGAACTCCCCTTCAAACTTTTCCCACATTCTGTACATATGTATGGCCTCTCTTCCCTGGGGGTTTTCTGTCGTTTAAGGGTGACATTTAGTTTCTTCTTAGACCCTTTTGCTTGATGAGTGGATTGAGTGCCTTTCTTCCTCTGCTGCCTTTCTGGCCTGACTTTCCtccagccaggactctgggctTCAGCTACTTGCAATAACTCATCTTGCTCAAGATCTTTTTGATTATGTATTTCCTCCTCATTTTCACTGATGTTGCTATCACTTCCTGGAATAAAATCAGGAGTTCTGATATTGTTCATTCCTGGCCCtggggagaaaaaacaaacaaactcttgGATCTGTATATCTGTAAAGCATTTCTATCTATTCAGTGACTGGTCATGAAGTCTTAAATCCAAAAAAAGTCAAATCCCAGCAAGCCCTTTCccaaagggaaggaggaggtgaaGAGAGGGGTCGAGAGGACAGAAATAAATAGTCGAtagaggagtgggaggaagaagagggagacAAAGGTGAGCAGATAAGTCTCTCCATTCTCAAGAATTTCCATCCTTCAGAACAGTGTAGACCAAGCCAAGCACTTAACCCACATAAATCCTCCTGCAaagcaggaagggaaaggaaTGGGCTCAAACAAGTGAGCTATCCCAATAATGTCATTTTAACCACATACTCCTCTTCCTTCAGCCCACAAGCTCTCTACCCCTACTCATTTACCAGAGCAGGACAGCACCTTGCTGCAGTCTGCTTTGACATTGGGCTTTCCTCTGCCTCACACCAGAGGCTGAAGCTTCCATCTGTTTTACAATCGTGTATGTTTTAGAGGAAACTTTCTGGATGAGACTATCAGGCATATTGGCAGTAACCGAATCATTTAGTGCCAGTAGCAAAGAACTAGTCTATTGCCTactttagacgtagcctaagtgcctAACTccagactacaagcctcttttgaaagaggctttttcaaaaaaaagcgctttttcgaaaagcctcttttttgaaagagagcacccaggcagtctggatgctttctttcaaaaaaagtacagtttgcattacatagtgctcttttgaaaaaaggcgctttcgaaaaaaggtgttcttcctcataaaacgaggttttccacagtctaAAAAACCGCcgtattctttcaatttactttcaaaagaatgcggcagcagtgtagacgcaagggaaggttttttgaaaaaaaaaaggccacttttttcgaaaaaactctgtggtctagacacaccctttttttgaaaaaacttcctctgcgtctagactgctgctgcgtttctttcgatttacttttgaaagaacgcaggttTTTTTACCACGAAAatcctcgttttatgaggaataaagcctgttatcgaaagagtactttagaaaaaaggcgctttttcaaaaaatctgctcgTCATCTAAACACtctctttccaaagaggcttctagtctagacatagccataggggtCTAAAACGCCACAACAACCCTTTGGCATTTTTCCCTCTAGTGGGAGGAAGGAGCAATGTGACTCATTGCTATAGGATTGTTCTGGGGCAGACTCCCTATTCCAACAGCTGCAGTTATTTGCAGAGGCTGTGTCTCTGCAGTGACCATCTGCCTCCATATCCTTGGATGTCCAGCAAAACTCTGGTAACTGTCACTACTCTCCACCATGCCTGTAAGGGGTAAAAGAGAATAAAGTGGAGAGTCCCAATACCCCTGCTCAGAGCTTCTGGAGTTCTCCCACTTGTGGAGGTGAAAAGGAAGGTCAAGCCAAGCAAGAGAGAAATTCTGGCTTTTGTTTTCTCTGATACCAGTTGCATTTTGTTCCCCTGTTTTTAAACAGTAGAAAAGTTTCCTGGGGCAAACTGGAGCACACATAGTCACAGTGAGCACTTAACTCCAGCTAGGTGCACAACATGTGCTCTGGCACAGCAGAGCAAACAGATGAGAGAAGACAGACCCAAAAGCTGCCACTGATAGCCCAGCTTTTTAAGATCACTGATTGTGGGTGACTTTGCTGTAAGTTACTCCTCACCTGTGCAGGGCTCTCCTTGGATTGTGCTTTTTCTGGAGCCCTGGAGCCCAGAGACCATTGGCTCTTCCCCCAGCTCCATCTAGAAGAAGAAAGTGGATCTGAGTCTGAAACCTTGGTTAGTAGAAAGGAAAGTAGATACAATGCACCCCAGCAGCGATAACAGGTTTTGTTAGGACAAGGGGAAGAGAATTTGCCAATCCCACACTAGTGAGCAATCAGCAGTTAGCCAGGGAGCTCAGAATTTGGAAGAAAAAGTATCtagttatctcacccattacaaagatagcttccccaattatcacctctaatatcattagcccacagacattcacctccccccccaaccccttctgttctgaaatttgatttgtccttttcacatgtgttcattttttaaattgtatcctttggtatatatggttgtgactattttcttccactacttgatctgaggaagtgggtctggcccatgaaagctcatcatctaataaaccatcttgttagtctttaaagtgctacatagtcctgttttttgcttcagctacaccagactaacacggctacatttctattacaggAAAAGAGAGTTTATTCTAGGGAAAAGGTTAGGGTTAGCTAACAGCCCGTGGCCTGCTCTCAATCTCTTTCCTAGTGCCAACAATCCCCCCTTCTGAATTAACCTGCCCTCTAGCCTTAATGCCCCCTCCAACTCCCTCAGATTCTCTACTGCTAGCTCCTTCCAGAATTTAATTACCCcaatgccttagtttccccaggCAGGCACACTACCCTGCAGTCAGGCCAGACTCACTTGATGACCCAGGCTGCTGGTACCAGTGCTTAAGCCACAGCTCTTGCTTCAATCtcaatctccctctctctcttccctgagcTCCACCCAATGCCCCCCTGTGAGCCTTCATTGGAGAAGAAGCTGAAGGCAGTGATTGGCTGGCAGGATCAGGGTGGGGATGACTCCTCCCAGGGCAGGAAACCAGAAGAGAGACTGCTgcaaaaggggggctggggaaatGGTGGAAGTGTTTACTAAGGCAGTATGTGCTTTGGACCCTTCCTACATGCAAAGAGCTGGAAGTCAGCATGCAAGCAGCAAAAAGTAGTTTACCAAAAAGCTTTACTAAGATGTCTGCAGACAATCCCCTTTAGCTGCTTGCAGGTATATCAGTTTCTTTGCAAACCTTTTCATTCTGTTAGGCTGTCTTGCTTACTCCAGTGCATTTTGTCTAACTTATGTGGCCTGTCTGACCCTCAATCTGTACGATCTGTGGAGCAGGAGTTCTTGTGTTTGGTATCTCTCTGTATAGCACCTAGCCTAATAGAGCCCTGATCTTTGGGGTTTATAGGCATTTCCTCcattcaaataataataataataataaaataatatcttCTATTATTTATAGATAATAATATCTATAATAATATCTTTATTATAGAAGTATCTGTGCCTGGAGCACTCAACCCCAACCACAGTGAGGCCAAGTGGTAGGAAAGAGAGACACCAGGAGATCTCAGTGGCTTTGTGGTCACAGATAATTAAGGATGTGTGATAATGCATGCTGTGCAAAATGGAGGCAGGAGGCCACTTGAAATGTGATCTCAAAAACCAGGAAGATGTATGGGCTGAGGTGAGACTGGTTTTCTCTTAAACATTCTGTACTGGCCAGCAAGTTTCCTGTGATTCCTTAGTCACAAGTCTCCTGTCTGTTACAAAAACCTGTGCCAGACCTAGCAAAATAAAACAAGACACTTTTCCCTTGGAGTCACCAAGGTAGTGTGTTTCATCTGCAAGAACTATGGCTTCTCACAAAGCGATCTCCTTTCATCTTTTTAACATAGTTGAACATTCACTGTATTAGTGGATAGGGAACATACACGAATAAGAGAGAACTAGCTCAACCTAATATATCTGCTGTTCTGAACTGAGATGTTAGACCCTTACCATCGTACTATGGCCTCACGTTTATCCCTTCACAGTCTTGTTAACcctaagcattcaaaaatcactaCTCATGCTTCTGAGAGAGATGAGACTTACTTACAAATCACGAGATTGTAAAATAAATCTGGAGTTCTTTGTGTATGCCTGCTGGTTTCTGAACCTTTCCAGTTCTCTTGGGTTacattttccaattctttttccaGTCTGGAGGGCTAGAAACTAGAGCTGCTCTTAAAATAGAATTTCCATTCCCCAAGAAAGTCTGACAATTGTTGTGGTCACAAATTGGGATgaaaagtgggaaaaaaaatgtttagcaGAAGGAAATcctgcaaaatatttttattccgAAACATTATAATGGCCTTATTGAcaaaacatttcaacattttctaAAGGAAATGCTCTAACCTGACAGGAAGTTCAGAGGAGGCCACTTGGAATAAAATTGTTAATGCGTCAATCAGTGAGGTAAGATGATGgtgggagagagtgtgtgtgtgggggggactttCATTTTATTTGTGAACTACTCTGTAGGATGGCAGGTGAGGAAGTGGGAGGTGAAAGGACTGGATGTACCTTCCTTTGTCTCCTTTACTAGTTCAGAAGGAGGTGCTCCCGTATCTGGAATCATGTCTTAGTGGTGTCTGGAGCTAAAtgtggctgcctggcaccaccaccaccaagaaCCCACATACCTTACCAAAAGTGGGGGTAGTCCAGGACCTGTATCCCATGGTTCCATCTCTGGAGGAGGCAATCAGAGGTCTTGGAGAGGCACCATAGACCTCATCCTATAGTTGTCTTTTTTGCCATCCACCCCAATGTCAGGCTGGCTCCTCAGTCCCCACTCCTCCCTACTACACCCCAAGTGCAGCTCTAATGCTTCACCCAAGTCCTGTCCTTACAGAGTGGGCCAGGAATGGCTGCATCTGGCAGTTGTGAGGGAGTGGACTATAGACCTGCTCTCCTCTCTGAGGCAAAAGAGGAAGGAGCTGCAGTCACGGGCCCATGTTCTGCAGGAGTAGGCTGTTGCTGCCTGCAAAAAGGTGGGGGACACCTAAGAGTGCCTTCATGCCCACTACCTAGAGGAAGGGAAAAATTTCCTGGAATAGAGGGTGGAGTCTAcatgcaggctgctccaggagTCTGTAGCTTCTGAATGGTGCCTGCCCCAGAGATGGAAACAGAGGGAAATGGTTTATCTTCTTTTGTAGCAAGAGGAAGCAGCCTTAGTAGAAGATAGGTACAAAAATTAACTCTCGTTTGTTAATTTACAAAAAAACTCAAGTTGTTAAATGTTAACATGAATATTCAGCATGGTATTTGATGTGTGTTATTTGGGGCTGCCCTCTTACAGTGCATGATGCTGGTTTCTTTATACGCGTGTGTCTGTTGTATTCCGAGCACCACAACACAACAACTGTGGTTTGCTCCTCAGCTCCTTCTGCTGCTTCAGGGCTATGAAGAATCCTTGATTAGCACTCCTTTACATTCCTAGAGCTGATGCAGAGAAACTGTGCTGCaatcaatttttcattttaaacagaCTTGTTTTACTGAGAAAGCTAGTTTTAAAACAGCAACTGGGAAATGTTATCCATGCCAAAACCATCCCAGTATGCCTTCCTTGGAGTCACCGAACCACTTCAGGCCTACATATCATCCACCAATACTGTAGCTTCTATACTGAAATCAGAGCCAGGCCAGATGTGAGAGAAATTGTGTGTGAAGCATGCACAACGCTATTTGGATAAGTTTTTAAAAGGTCATTGGAGCAGAGGGACTGGTGCATAGTCCTGCCACTTCCCAGGACATGTGTGTCAATCTCTGACCcaattattctttcattatttACTCCAGAGTGTAACAGCTTCCACAGAAGAGACTGAGAGAGCCCCATATAAAAATACCTCTCACCTGAGAGGTAGCAAATCTCTTCCCCCTCAGGAGGAGGGTCTTGAGCCAAAGTTTTCCTATAGCTGAGCTCTCTAACCTATGgttgggccaaatctggcccacctaacactttgatcctgcccacagactgcatctggctgctttctagtTATATACTGCTACCTATGCCACCGAATTTCAAGGcagaggctcaggcagcaggagcctAGTTAAATGGCTCATAGTCGCAGCCCTCCTTTGGGTGGGGATGGAatagtgagccctttaaatagctgcagctgCCAGGCCATGTGGTAGtaatggggctgggagctgcgagccctatgctgtgtttttaattcaaagcctctggccccagacaactctgggggggaGGCTAGTCACTAGTTCTGCCctaggccctaccccttccaggggtggagctggcccatgaccacgtaccaaaattAATTAAGTGCTCCCCCCCAACCACTAGGAGAACACACACACCACCCTTTTCTTGCTGGAACAGTGTAGGTGCTTAACACCAAGAGAAGGGATGCAGCTGAGAATCTAAAACAGGGAGGCACCTTACTCCAGCCTGGATTAAGGTGCACCTGTCAGAGAGAAGGGTGGGTCTGAACACAAAACTCTCACCTTGGCTGGTTATTTAGGCAAGGAACCACTTAGCATGCTAGCTTCTGTGAATCCCCTTCACAGGTGACTTTCTCTCCCCATTCATGATATAAGGGGCCTAGGCACTACACTCAGGCTCTGTGAACTGCAATGATTTCCTAGATGCCTACCAGGTGTGGCAATCCTGAGGCCTGTCATGCCTATATGCCATGTAAATCTAGCACCAGGTGTtcaaactatttatttttttaaaaaaagtaaagatGTGATTTGATCACAGTCTGTGAGTAATTACTCAGGGAACAGATATTTGATCAAAGAAGGCTTTTTAGTGCAGTAGACAAACTGTATAGCAAGATCCAAAGGCTGgcagttgaagctagacaaattcaagcTAGAAATAAggtgtaatttttttaatgctGAGGAAAACATTGGAACAAGTGATCAAGTAGCAAAGAAAGTAACCCAACAAGTAACCAACAgttgtggtggagtctccatcgctagctattttaaaatatttacaaaatatatGAAAAACTAGATATTTTTCTAAGATACATGCTTCTTGTTCCATCACAGCAATTGGAGTTGAAGGAGGAATTAGTATGAGGAATGCCCATGGCTTGTattatacaggagatcagattaGGAAATAGCCATTACTTGCCTTAATCCACAATTAATCCCACTGAAGTGATAGAACAAGGACCAGGTTCATACCATGGGTAAAGggcatcagaatctggccctgactGAGCACTAGCAGAAGGCTATTGCAATGAGGTGAACCCACAAAAAAATGGACAGTACCTTCCCCAGCTTCTAGCTAAAACCATGTAGGTATTTAACAGCAAAAACTGTGTGAGGAGCTTC
Protein-coding regions in this window:
- the LOC112547427 gene encoding uncharacterized protein LOC112547427 isoform X2 → MELGEEPMVSGLQGSRKSTIQGEPCTGPGMNNIRTPDFIPGSDSNISENEEEIHNQKDLEQDELLQVAEAQSPGWRKVRPERQQRKKGTQSTHQAKGSKKKLNVTLKRQKTPREERPYICTECGKSLKGSSTFFNHLKIHTGEKPFECTKCGKNFSRKANLVVHERIHTGERPYKCKDCEKSFGRSSNLMAHYKTHMKMKSYACAACSKSFTCSSALVRHQKTHTEEKPYKCTECRKSFRLSSNFIKHQKVHVRETSSECATVRRMRENMDMLLLNQQSQLQVLQEIQKQLNVLLPGNDLINSNVYNLGLLLGQQAAAVASLPFPLLLNPSNLLPEIARPFSSQIASQASTSETLATTPRQPPAAPTTA
- the LOC112547427 gene encoding uncharacterized protein LOC112547427 isoform X1; this translates as MELGEEPMVSGLQGSRKSTIQGEPCTGPGMNNIRTPDFIPGSDSNISENEEEIHNQKDLEQDELLQVAEAQSPGWRKVRPERQQRKKGTQSTHQAKGSKKKLNVTLKRQKTPREERPYICTECGKSLKGSSTFFNHLKIHTGEKPFECTKCGKNFSRKANLVVHERIHTGERPYKCKDCEKSFGRSSNLMAHYKTHMKMKSYACAACSKSFTCSSALVRHQKTHTEEKPYKCTECRKSFRLSSNFIKHQKVHVRETSSECATVCHEEQQSGGAEQVAMDRSRLIFEELRRMRENMDMLLLNQQSQLQVLQEIQKQLNVLLPGNDLINSNVYNLGLLLGQQAAAVASLPFPLLLNPSNLLPEIARPFSSQIASQASTSETLATTPRQPPAAPTTA